The genomic window AGAGCACGGCGGCCGGCCCGTTCGATCACTGGCCGCTGCGTGAGGGCTTCGACAAGTTCTACGGATTTCTGGGGGCAGAGGCGGACCAGTTTGCGCCGGTGCTCCACGACGGCTTCACCATGGTCGATCCGCCCCGGACGGCGGCCGAGGGCTACCACCTCTCCGAGGACCTGGTGGACCAGGCGATCCAGTGGATCGAGGGCGTCGACGCCATGGACCCGGACAAGCCCTGGTTCTGCTACCTGCCGTTCGGTGCGGTCCATGCACCGCTGCAGATCCCGGATTCGTACCAGGGCAAGTACCGGGGCGAGTTCGATCAGGGTTGGGACGCGCTGCGCGAGACCACGCTGGCGCGACAGAAGGAACTCGGCGTGGTCGGAGCCGACACGGTGTTGGCGCCGTGGACTCCCGGGATTCCGCACTGGGACGAACTGACCGACGTGCAACGAGTCGTCGCGGCGCGGTTGATGGAGACTTACGCGGCGTTCCTGGAGCACACCGACGACCAGGTCGGACGTATGATCGGCTATCTCGAGGACCGGGGCGTGCTCGACGACACACTGGTCGTCTACATGATCGGTGACAACGGTGCCTCGACGGAGGGCGGTCTCGACGGGTCGTTCAACTACCTCGCGACGCTCAGCGGATTTCCGCAGTCTCCCGAGGAGATCTTCGAGCGCCTCGACGAGATCGGTACCGAGCACAGCTACGCCCACTATCCGGCAGGCTGGGCGGTCGCTCTCGATACGCCGTACCAGTGGGCCAAGCAGGTCGCGTCGCACTACGGTGGCACGAGGAACGGACTGGTAATCCACTGGCCCAACGGGATCCAAGCCCAAGGTGAGGTTCGGAACCAGTGGCACCACTGTGTCGACATAGCCCCGACCATCCTCGAGGCGGCGGGTATCCCCAGCCCGACGACGGTCGACGGTGTAACGCAACAACCGGTCGAGGGGGTTGCGATGAACTACTCGTTCGACGAGGCCACGGCATCGGATCGGCACGTTACCCAGTACTTCGAGATCTTCGGTAACCGTGGCATCTACGACCACGGCTGGACCGCGGTGGCGATGCATCGGCGGCCGTGGGAGCTGATGGCGCCACCGCCGGACTACGCGGACGACGTGTGGGAACTGTACGACACCTCCGTCGATTGGTCTCAGTCGCAGGACCTTTCGGCACAGTATCCGCAGAAACTGGCCGAGTTGCAGGAGAAGTTCCTGCTCGAGTGCAGTCGCTACCAGGTGTTCCCTCTGGACGATCGTACGAGAACCCGCAATCTCGACCCGCAGACGAGGGCACCCCACGTGCTGCGTGGCCGCACCGGACTCACGCTGTATCCCCACATGGACGGGATCATCGAGAAGGCGGCCCCGCGGGTGTTCAGTAGTTCGTACACGATTACGGCGAAAGTCGAGATCGGCGACTACCTTGCGAACGGTGTACTGATGAGCATCGGTGGCCGATTCGGCGGATTCGCGCTCTACGTTGTCGATTCGGTACCGGTGTTCTGCTACAACTGCTCCGGGCGATCCTCGACGTACGTCCGGTCGCCCCGGACACTCTCCAGCGGAGTGCAGGACGTCACCGTCGACTTCGCGTACGACGGGGGCCGGCCGGGTAGTGGCGGCGTTTTCACTCTGTCGATCGACGGTATTCCGGTTGCGAAGCAGCGGATGTCGGCGACCACGCCGTTCCAATTCAGCCTCAACGAGTGCCTCGACATCGGAGTCAGCCGGGGCACGCCTGTCACCGACGAGATCCCGGTCGGCGGATTCGCTTTCGACGGCAAGCTCCACCACGTTCGGCTGGACGTCGAGGCGACCCGGCCGAGGGAAGAGGCGGGCGAGCTCGAGAGGATCGCGCGAGCGACTCAGTAGAGCATTTTCGTTGCCGACCGCATCGATTATACCGTGCACCACAGCGGTTTTCGGCGAAATTACCATGCAGCGATTTATCCTTCTTCGTGTGGCGATAGGGCGTGCCTACGTAGGGAAACTGATCCCGATGCTTGAGGGGATTAAATACATTGCTGCACATCGACTTTCGATTCACAAACCCGTGAAAAGTGCTTACGGGGAGGGTCGGCAGACGGTATTATTGTGATCTATCTGTACGTGTACAGATAGTGGTGCCCCGCTTCATTGTGTCGGCGGAACTTCTTTCGAAACATCAAGGTAGGCAATATGAAATTGAACAGACGACGGCGGTCCCTGCCGCTGGTTGCGGTCGGGTTGGCCGGTCTGATGACGATCGCCGGATGTGCGTCTGCGGCCTCGGAAGATGTGGGGAACACCCGAGCCGCCGATCGGGAGGTAGGTTTCCTCGGGCTCGAGGAGGCCGGCGAGCCGGTGGACGGGGGTACGCTGACCTTCGGTTCCTACGTGTTACCGAACGCGCTGGATCCGACCAAGACCAGGGCGAACGGTGCGGTGGGCGGAACGGAACTTGCCGCCATCTACGACACCCTCGTCCGGTCCGACTACGAGAGCGGTGGTTTCGAGCCTCAGCTCGCGGAACGGCTGACGAACAACGACGATTACACCCAGTTCACCGTCGAACTGCGGGGCGG from Prescottella sp. R16 includes these protein-coding regions:
- a CDS encoding arylsulfatase, which encodes MNRHSIPIVSEVPQPSPAVYIEDQSEKFRQVPPVRPPAGAPNVLLVMLDDVGFGAASTFGGPCRTSTADRLASNGLKYSRFHTTALCSPTRAATLTGRNHHSVGMGNIAEISTSSPGYNGMRPASAATVARVLQGNGYATAAFGKMHQTPPWESTAAGPFDHWPLREGFDKFYGFLGAEADQFAPVLHDGFTMVDPPRTAAEGYHLSEDLVDQAIQWIEGVDAMDPDKPWFCYLPFGAVHAPLQIPDSYQGKYRGEFDQGWDALRETTLARQKELGVVGADTVLAPWTPGIPHWDELTDVQRVVAARLMETYAAFLEHTDDQVGRMIGYLEDRGVLDDTLVVYMIGDNGASTEGGLDGSFNYLATLSGFPQSPEEIFERLDEIGTEHSYAHYPAGWAVALDTPYQWAKQVASHYGGTRNGLVIHWPNGIQAQGEVRNQWHHCVDIAPTILEAAGIPSPTTVDGVTQQPVEGVAMNYSFDEATASDRHVTQYFEIFGNRGIYDHGWTAVAMHRRPWELMAPPPDYADDVWELYDTSVDWSQSQDLSAQYPQKLAELQEKFLLECSRYQVFPLDDRTRTRNLDPQTRAPHVLRGRTGLTLYPHMDGIIEKAAPRVFSSSYTITAKVEIGDYLANGVLMSIGGRFGGFALYVVDSVPVFCYNCSGRSSTYVRSPRTLSSGVQDVTVDFAYDGGRPGSGGVFTLSIDGIPVAKQRMSATTPFQFSLNECLDIGVSRGTPVTDEIPVGGFAFDGKLHHVRLDVEATRPREEAGELERIARATQ